One segment of Triticum aestivum cultivar Chinese Spring chromosome 2A, IWGSC CS RefSeq v2.1, whole genome shotgun sequence DNA contains the following:
- the LOC123185596 gene encoding heavy metal-associated isoprenylated plant protein 46, with product MKQKIVIKVSMSCDKSRSKAMTMVARANGVSSVGITGDSKDMLEVVGNGVDPVCLVGCLRKKYHDVHLVKVEEVKDDKKKDEKKEDPPPYWWCHGYPYGPYPPPMVVCDEPTTPCAIM from the exons ATGAAG CAAAAGATTGTGATCAAGGTGAGCATGTCGTGCGACAAGAGCCGGTCGAAAGCCATGACGATGGTCGCCAGAGCGAAcg GGGTGAGCTCGGTGGGGATAACCGGCGACAGCAAGGACATGCTGGAGGTGGTCGGCAACGGCGTCGACCCGGTGTGCCTCGTCGGCTGCCTCCGCAAGAAGTACCACGACGTTCACCTCGTCAAGGTGGAGGAAGTGAAGGACGACAAGAAGAAGGATGAGAAGAAGGAGGACCCGCCGCCGTACTGGTGGTGCCACGGCTACCCATATGGGCCATACCCGCCGCCCATGGTCGTGTGCGACGAGCCCACCACCCCCTGCGCCATCATGTAA